A window of Schistocerca serialis cubense isolate TAMUIC-IGC-003099 chromosome 1, iqSchSeri2.2, whole genome shotgun sequence genomic DNA:
cccaattcatgcactttggTCAGTGTTATGACTGACGTGTGAGATAGTCCATTATCCTCATGAAAGAGCATTTGTTGCGTGCCAACGTTGGTCTTTTTTTCACCCACCGTATGTTTCCAACGATCCAATACAAAAGGGTCTAGTTACGGTTCTGCCGTTTTCCAAGTAATCTAAGAGCATTATTCCTTGTGAAttccatcaccttaccagctggcaAAATGACTTTCGCCATCTTCACTGCACCTTCACCAACATTTGTCCATTGTGTGGTCTGCCGGTTTTGACTCTGTTGTGTGAtcatggatccaggtttcatcacagAGACAAGTAGGCGCAAACAGTCTTGTGGATTGCGATTAAACACCGCCAGACATTGTGCTGGAATGTTGTGCGGAATTTGCCTTTTGCTGACAGAGTAATCGCGGCAGCCACCTCGCACACAGCATCTTTCTAGGCAATTCTCCGTGTGGGACAATATTCACTCGCCCCGTTGAGATGCTTATGGTCTCAGCAATCTCCGCGATCTTGCATTACCGCTTCATGGAATCTGTCGATGATTTCCTTAGTGGTGACCTGAACTGGACGGCTTcatcttcggtgcttgtccgacgGCGTATAAATTCCTTAATCAAAAAGTAAATAGTCTTGAAAAATGTTGCAGAGTCCGCGTGAACTTAATTCAGTTCTGTTCCGATTTGTGCGGCAGACCAAcccttcaaataaaaatgtttagtaACGGCACtagacacattgaccaattcagacAGCAGTCAAAAAATAACTATAgcctaataagtttcctttaatttacgtctatggtcacaatcttttctgtttaacagattaccggttccgGTCTTTAATGACTATCATCATATCtggtttaacagattaccggtttcggtctttaatgaccatcatcacatCTGGTTTCAagattaccggttttggtctttaatgaccatcttattacatatacgggtcactgtgttttttcgctacgatgtcgcagcttgtgagaacTATACCCTGCGCATTGTTGAAATTCCTTATATGAtctttggaccgagcgaggtggcgtagtggttagacactggactcgcattcgggaggacgacggttgaatcccgcgtccgaccatcttgatttaggttttccgtgatttccctaaatcgctccaggcaaatgccgggatggttcctttgaaagggcacggccgccttccttccccgtccttccctaatccgatgagaccgatgaccttgctctctggtctccttcctcaaacaatcCAACCCTTATATGATCTTTGGAATAatgaagcttaccaaccatgaaggcccATTCTTCATGGAAAATTGCGACTTATGAAACCACTTAGAAATGTACAGTTAAGAGTAACTGCGTTGCTAAATAAGTTAATGATTGTGGTGAGACATGGAGGGGTGCCTCGATCTGTTTACGCGAGGCCCGCCACGCACTGTACCGCAGACCCCGGGCACCAGCCGTAGCTGCCTGCCCTGCAGTGCGGCCGCGTGGGCGGAGGCGGCGCCGCGGCCCCCGGGCTGCCAAAACGCGGCCCGCTACCAGGGCCAGACGGCGGCACCGCCACTACTGCGCAGCCCGGCCTCAAGGACGTCTCCATCAGCGCGCGCCGCTGCCACGGGCACTGCGTCTTCCCCTACGTTACAGCCGCATTTCGACTCACTAATCTGTTTCTCTCCTTCTCCATTGCGTTTCTCCGTGTCAGACATCCATCTGCTACTCGTGACTACTGGACAGGCTAACACACTGAGgagacagaagtcacgggatagcgatatagaaatatgcagatggcggtagtatcgctacacaaggtataaaagagcagtgcattggcggagctgttcttcgtactcgggtgattcgtgtgaaaaggtctcagacgtgattgtggccgcacgacgggagtttgaacgcgaaatggtagtttgagctagacgctTCGTACTCAGGATCTTGGTGTGCTAGTACCTAAAGGTCGAGCTGCAcgatttgtatgttgttgttgttgttgttgtggtcttcagtccaaagactcgtttgatgcagctctacatgctactctatcctgtgcaagcttcttcatctcccagtacctactgcaacctacatccttctgaatctgtttagtgtattcatctcttggtctctctctacgattttgaccctccacgctgccctccaatactaaactgatgatcctttgatgcctcagaacatgtcctaccaaccgatctcttctt
This region includes:
- the LOC126420542 gene encoding protein PRRC2A-like yields the protein MPPWVVPPPKCLRGAAAGLPKCGVGGPGLASLAGLGGDPGPWRLAHWRPGSLSACRPSRDTKDAPGPYPGKTQCPWQRRALMETSLRPGCAVVAVPPSGPGSGPRFGSPGAAAPPPPTRPHCRAGSYGWCPGSAVQCVAGLA